The Quercus lobata isolate SW786 chromosome 4, ValleyOak3.0 Primary Assembly, whole genome shotgun sequence genome segment tCTAAGTGTAATTTTCCAAGTAGAGGGTGTAAAGACACTCATTAGGTTAAATTTCATACATCTAACCTAAAAAATTCACACACATCAGTTAAgcaaaattgtgtaaatattTACATTGTTGTTAAAGTGACCGAATATATTTACATGATTATTGTTTACATGCAAAtcttcttttaatatatttttccttaCTCATGTATAAAAAGAGAGATAATTAGagagagtaataaaaaaattgataaaaatataatattgattagtaaaatatagtataaaatagataatttaatgtaaatgtttttgaaaagtgattatgtaaaacaaaaatagtgtAAAATTTTATGCTGAGAATAATCCCAtcaatttgtacaatttttgttgtttattgaatttaatctccTTATTTAATGTAACGCAAAACTAGTAAAGCATTATTAGCATCTTTAGGAAGTATGCAAAatagattgaagaagaaaaaataacttCCTGATGTGCAATGCatggtttcgggggtattttgacaattttttaggtttcgggtgtattttggtcatttttaggttttgggggtattttggtcatttcttaggttttggggttattttggtcaattttaggCTTCAGGATTATTTTGGccctttttttaggtttcagaagtattttggtaatttttgggttttagggggtattttggtcattttcaggTTTTGGGggtgttttggtaattttaagattttggggggtattttgttaatttttaggttttggaggtattttggtcattttttgggttttgggtggtattttggtcattttttgagtttcgggggtattttggtcattttgtaggttttggagttattttggttattttcaagtttttggggtattttggttattttctaggtttaaaggggtattttggtctttttctaGATTTGggtgttattttggtcattttttaggttgatggggtattttggtaattttagtggttttgaGTATTTTAGAGTTGGGTGATTGGTAGAAATGATACTTGGATCATAATTGGGTCTAATAGAGTacccaattaaaacccaataaacattAATGTTAAATGGGTTTATACCCATTTAatccaattaataattgggtgggtttaaATCTCATTTaagtgggtgggtttgggtgggcaaATAGGTTTGGGTTGGCAAATAGGTTTGAgttgattttgccacccctacttACAGggtgcaaaacacattttttaagatCATCATTGCACTAActcaaatatttaatttgttatttttgaaactataaGCTATACTctgtttctttttaaatttcaatatctaatttatttatgaaattacaTGGTTCGATTTTTTATACCTCTTAACTTATAGGGtgcaaaacatatttttcataatcttttttgataagtacacgtgtaaatttttttttttaaaaagcattcaaatattttttcattaaccTATTATTTTCCCCCTTACTTTAtagtattaatttgtttatctttgagaccaaaaaaagaaaaaaagaaaaaagaaaaaaagaaagcaaaatcaCTTGAGCTAtcaattgaaacaaaaattgttttttttttttttttttaatttgtgctTTCGGCTCCAATGTCTACCACATCCAATGTCTTCGGCTCCACCTCCACCGCATTCAATTTTGCCCATTATTCCATTTTCACAAACTTATTCGTCATATGGCCCAAATGAAACATACTAGTTATCTAGCTTCATTTGGAACTTGAGATTTTAAGAGTTGAGTTCGAATGTGAAGAACTAGAGTAGACTCTCCAATTCGAGTTCCTTTGGGAACTTCAAAAAAATCCCTGCTCAAGTTTTTCTCCATAGAAGACTCAAGTTTTCCTTTGAAACCcgtagtttaaaaaaaaatatatatatatatatgtgggtcCGAGAGatctgcaatccggcccaaactctatctgggcccagggcccgtgccgaggaggcatcgtgccgaggacgaatgaccAGTGGCCAGGGCAGCAGGGGGAACAGCTGAGatcttaccctgtcctcggcctTCCAAAGCTCCAGTAGAGAGACCGACATTTTGGTGGGGGTAATCCCCAAGcggccccctcaaggggatgtggacgggatggggcccatagggaagcagggagtgagaattggaccaaggaaaatgcgtcccctcttcaaTAAATGCCCTtgccaatacccagaactgattaatgagaaaagacgtttggacggtgtcagcttcgatccatgcaactaatagaaagttaggcGGGACAGTTGATGGGATGGACACAGAAATAAACTCCTACCTGACCTACAACTGGAGGGACAGGATCAGCCAAGAccgactatataataaaaaggtaaggGCACTAAGGggggaggctgggaaaaatggccaaaaaccaaagcctcccagcccacctccaggagaaagtcTCCATGGGTGAAGGTAACCTAGACACGCGCGactaccacgaaaaacccactgcTCGACgatcaaggcctaacctttcaaacccacgctctacaaatgatattgttggggcccccttacgtgcgaacccaacactgttacggtccgccacgaatcgtgtccccacaattggcgccgtctgtgggaaaggcttgtgtgttggtataggcgGTGGGTCGAGAGAATTCCGGCGTTGTATCTAACCGTGGGTTACaaagttctagtataaagtctCGTTAGGGACTAAGTtccttgactaggggcttgacTGAGGGGCTAACTCCCACAAGGCCCAGGTCCCCCGTGAAGAGCGAACTAGGCGCCTGGTAgagttaatcgtatggataagtactaggggcttggccgaggagctaactcccttaaaacCAAGTTCCAGCGCCAataaaaactaggttttggacagaaccaaggcattgcatggtccacggactcaagcctctggggaaaccaactacctggatgtaatgaaaactaggttttggacagaaccaaggcattgcatggtccacggactcaagcctctggggaaaccaactacctggatgtaatgaaaactaggttttggacagaaccaaggcattgcatggtccacggactcaagcctctggggaaaccaactacctggataatgaaaactaggttttggacagaaccaaggcattgcatggtccacggactcaagcctctagggaaaccaactacctggatgtaaggaaaactaggttttggacagaaccaaggcgttgcatggtccacggactcaagcctctggggaaaccaactacctggatgtaaggaaaactaggttttggacagaaccaaggcattgcatggtccacggactcaagcctctggggaaaccaactacctggatgtaaggaaaactaggttttggacagaaccaaggcgttgcatggtccacggactcaagtctctggggaaaccaactacctggatgtaaggaaaactaggttttggacagaaccaaggcattgcatggtccacggactcaagcctctggggaaaccaactacctggatgtaaggaaaactaggttttggacagaaccaaggcattgcatggtccacggactcaagcctctggggaaaccaactacctggatgtaaggaaaactaggttttggacagaaccaaggcattgcatggtccacggactcaagcctctggggaaaccaactacctggatgtaaggaaaactaggttttggacagaaccaaggtattgcatggtccacggactcaagcctctggggaaaccaactacctggatgtaaggaaaactaggttttggacagaaccaaggcgttgcatggtccacggactcaagcctctggggaaaccaactacctggatgtaaggaaaactaggttttggacagaaccaaggcgttgcatggtccacggacccaagcctctagggaaaccaactacccggatgtaatgaaaactaggttttggacagaaccaaggcattgcatggtcctcggacccaagcctccggtgaaaccaactacctggatgtgaggaaaactaggttttggacagaaccaaggcattgtatggtcctctgacccaagcctatggggaagcgAACTACCTGGATGGgtaaaactaggttttggacagagccaaggcattgcatggtccacggacccaagcctacggtgaaaccaactacctgggtCAGGAAAATTAGGCACTAAGCGAGACTTAGCTACTATGCGGGACGTCGAAAATGGTGCTTATACCTTCGCAAAACGAAGGTTAGAAATGAACCCAAAGCCTCTAGGGGTGCAAGTAAATTAGGGTTTGGGGAACATAatgataaatgtattgcatgcatAACTACTTGTACATGTTAAAGTGAATCAGCGCGGAAGTTCATAAACAAATAGTGCGTATCAACGAGGGCGGCTAACGATGTAACcggaaggaaaaaggaaaaacaagattccatatatacatgttcaaatgcttgtaGACCGTCAGTAAATTAGGAAATTTGCGAAAGGataagaaacaagttaatcgaTTTAAACAGAAATGGGTACAAAAGCCTAACTAAGTCttctacttttctgctttttcGTCAGTCACGTCCTGAGAGGAGGGAACAGACTCAGCTTCGATGCCTGGAAGGATGGTCCCTTcgggggaaggctgaacagggccAGCACCGGTACTCTGAGGGACCACAGCAACGGGAATGGCCTGTGGCGGCTGTGCAAGTGTGGTTGGCTCCTCTGTACTAGGCACCTGAATGCCAGCCACGGGCTCCGAAACCTCTTTAGGGGCCTCAGGACCCGTATGCTGGGATTTTACTGTCACATCCTGAAATTCTCCCTCTTTGGGCGCCTTGCCAGCGGAGCCGCTGGCCTGTAAGTCTTCCGACGGGGTGATCTCCTCCTCGGGTTGATCCTCCGTAGCCACGGAGTGGGTAGAGGAGACCTCGCGGATGGCCGCCGGAtagaatatgctctccgccttccacaaagtggatgaagcatccaccccagcctgcttcaatgcttcttcccaaacctgggagcaataaaacctgcacactccaggaatctgcgccttaagggtggccTGGGTTTCGGCTACTCCCATGTTGTAACCGTCATCCTCAgccgtattcttggcagcctctgCGTCGTTTCtagcaaactcggcctcctgctttgcccgtacggcttcatcacgggcatattcGGCCACTCCTTTTTCATGCACAGCCGCGGCCAGCTGCTTGTTTAAATCCTCAATCAGGCTTTTGGCTATTCGCAACTGGTCCTCGGCTTCCAGTACACGttttgtttggtcctcggcctgtCTTTGGGCGCTAGCTAGacccgccgagacgttatccctctcgcgGGTAGTTATTACTAGGTCGgccttgactttggcaagttctTCCTCAGAAGATTCGAGAGTCTTCGAGGCCGTAATGCGCTTCTTGCGCTCattctcggccgccttactcctgttattcacctcttcctccatcctgTAGGtcgcctggagagcctgtcaagggGGATGAACGTGTAGTTAATGATAAATCGGTGGTAAGAGCTAAACGAAGTATTAGGTTTcgagaaatcttaccatgcccaagtatctcttaGTGCTGAGAaagacctcctgcatcctcattctcctcaattcatccatgtcattagggagtaacatggttctccctaatgcgtccgccacgtagccaccctcaccatctccaaggtccctcagagaggcCGTTTCCAGcagtggacccccgtgaagcatcggggcaggaagccaggcgctcGGTAGGGACTGGGACTCAATCCCTTTTCCTTTGCCTTGAGAGGTTTGGGCTTCAGCTTCTTTGCCCTTGCCCTGGTATCCGGTCTTCAGTTGTTTCGTGCGCGGagcctcatccttctccttaggagGTTGGGACTTTCCCTTGTCCACAAcatccttgcccttggggctccttTTTCTCTTGGGTTCAGCACTTTCAGGTCGAGGAGGCCGAGCTGGCTGGGAGGAAATGGGAGGTTCAGGGCGAGTGGATTGTGGTTGGGCTTTGGTAGAGGATGACCGAGTTTGGATGGTAAGGGGCCGTGGCGGTGGGGGAGGAGCATCAGGTTGTGGTATTTCCTGTGTATCCTGCCCTGGTTGgccctcgaggagttggagGAGGGGGGTCAAAGGTGTTCTCTTAACTCCCATCTCGgtttgagaagaggtgcctattaatgacagttccgcctcggacaaggctgggtcacctaggtcaccAGGAGGGTCCTCGAATTGGTAGACTAAGTCAAATACCCCGAACCCTTCCTCCGGCTGATCTGGCtcaccttcgtcctctgctGCCTGATGAGACGAAGAGGGGCCCACCTGGGGGATGTTCTCGGGGATAGCTGGCTCctgggagattaaaaatcccttCTCGACTATGGtgatttttggaagccaaggacggtgAGCACTGATCACGTGCCTTGCGTCCCCAAACGACTTCTGAACAGGAGGGTACCCTAatattttgtgagctgctcgGACTTGGCCATctctgtcattcacaaaaaccgccgcttgtaaaacggtctccaaaTCCGCCCGATtaactaagtgaaaatgccgtgCGTAGGCGTGTTCAtctacaaaaaaacaaacaacaaacacaTGTGCATGGTTAGCTATCGAACGAGCATTAGATTGGAATGGTGTAAAGGGTTACCCCCCTTCCATTCCtagtaccccacctggttctccttctactgtCGAGCAAGGTagaccatcgtgccattccccagagacgataaggaaatccttgttcagtcccttgttggaatcagggaggcactAGATCAACCGAACCCTTTCGtccctcgacctcatgtagtaggttttccctttcaatttttggaggttatagcaccagttcacatcatgatgggtcagtcttaaccccatcttctcatttaaagcgtccacgcacCCCAGGATCCTAAATATATTGCCGGCACATTGGGTgggggctaaacggaaatgtCTGAGATAACCCCTCGTCACcggccccatggggattctcatgcCTCCCTCAACAAAGGCAAGGACGGGAATCACCACCGCACCCGCTCCCCTCCTatagtgccattcccccatcttacagtgttctagacttacgttggggggaatcctataatcaacgatgaacttattcatcgcctcttcggtatcgaccaacttcctcaatctcaatttcGCCGCCTTTGTCATTTGCTAAAACAAATCTAACCCGCGAtggaaaagaaagggagccgaagagaaataaactcagaaaaggaaaaaaacacgAGTCAATgaaggtagggaacttacataaaaagagaattacgcttcggatgggctatatgtgcttgagatagacttgaatttggacggaagttcagatgaacgcaggatacacgcactaaaactcttaagtacagaactggagagacggatccatccccagaaaaatcttttatactttctagggttaCTGCACGCCCTTTTCCCGCCCAAATGGGCCaggagatcaccaccgttcgatttccatcacaccgttgaacgtgggaagcacaaagccgcccgtatttaatgaggccacgtttcgccttccaacggctccaggaacgtgccttgggcaggtgaaaaacctcgggaatcgatagatgacaaggattgataggAGTTGGCGGATCTCTGacatcatcaaaaccctcctatccgtccgaggagacggatagcaggattttgaggggctattgtgggtctgAAAGatctgcaatccggcccaaactctatctgggcccagggcccgtgccgaggaggcatcgtgccgaggacgaatgaccAGTGGCCAGGGCAGCAGGGGGAACAGCTGAGatcttaccctgtcctcggcctTCCAAAGCTCCAGTAGAGAGACCGACATTTTGGTGGGGGTAATCCCCAAGcggccccctcaaggggatgtggacgggatggggcccatagggaagcagggagtgagaattggaccaaggaaaatgcgtcccctcttcaaTAAATGCCCTtgccaatacccagaactgattaatgagaaaagacgtttggacggtgtcagcttcgatccatgcaactaatagaaagttaggcGGGACAGTTGATGGGATGGACACAGAAATAAACTCCtacctgacctacaagtggagggacaggatcagccaagaccgactatataataaaaaggtaaggGCACTAAGGggggaggctgggaaaaatggccaaaaaccagagcctcccagcccacctccaggagaaagtcTCCATGGGTGAAGGTAACCTAGACACGCGCGactaccacgaaaaacccaccgctcgacgatcaaggcctagcctttcaaacccacgctctacaaatgatattgttggggcccccttacgtgcgaacccaacactgttacggtccgccacgaatcgtgtccccacaattggcgccgtctgtgggaaaggcttgtgtgttggtataggcgGTGGGTCGAGAGAATTCCGGCGTTTTATCTAACCGTGGGTTACaaagttctagtataaagtctCGTTAGGGACTAAGTtccttgactaggggcttgacTGAGGGGCTAACTCCCACAAGGCCCAGGTCCCCCGTGAAGAGCGAACTAGGCGCCTGGTAgagttaatcgtatggataagcactaggggcttggccgaggagctaactcccttaaaacCAAGTTCCAGCGCCAataaaaactaggttttggacagaaccaaggcattgcatggtccacggactcaagcctctggggaaaccaactacctggatgtaatgaaaactaggttttggacagaaccaaggcattgcatggtccacggactcaagcctctggggaaaccaactacctggatgtaatgaaaactaggttttggacagaaccaaggcattgcatggtccacggactcaagcctctggggaaaccaactacctggatgtaatgaaaactaggttttggacagaaccaaggcattgcatggtccacggactcaagcctatggggaaaccaactacctggatgatgaaaaactaggttttggacagaaccaaggcattgcatggtcacggactcaagcctatggggaaaccaactacctggatgaaaaaactaggttttggacagaaccaaggcattgcatagtcctcggactcaagcctctggggaaaccaactacctggatgtaatggaaaactgttttggacagaaccaaggcattgcatggtcccaGGACTCAAGCCTTCTGGGGAAACAACtactggatgtaatgaaaactaggttttggacagaaccaaggcattgcatggtccacggactcaacctctggggaaaccaactacctggatgtaatgaaaactaggttttggacagaaccaaggcattgcatggtccacggactcaagcctctggggaaaccaactacctggatgtaatgaaaactaggttttggacagaaccaaggcattgcatggtcctcggacccaagcctctggggaaaccaactacccggatgtaatgaaaactaggttttggacagaaccaaggcattgcatggtcctcagacccaagcctctggggaaaccaactacccggatgtaatgaaaactaggttttggacagaaccaaggcattgcatggtccacggacccaagcctctggggaaaccaactacctggatggggaaagctaagttttggaagTGGGTTTGGCGTGCATCGCGCAGCGCTCAgcagttatcccggttagttccaagagttcaatttattaaggattaccattgttatacttgataatacttGTGCGTGTAAACTGGagggaatctgtgttaaggcatttttctgcccgaaatatcattaagggcaagcttagattcgatattcatgcacaaagtaatagttaaaaaaagaaaaaagaaaaaaggaggggcatgtataaagaaatgaacacatcttttattaagacaaaggaatagtacagtgtacagtaaaaagctgaaacaagcttacattagagctaactgcgtaagcaaaagaaaagtacgaaagagtgaagataaagccgaggagatggctcagaggagagattggctaCTGTCCCAGGATGTCGTTtgaggaaactattcctcgacgtttctacatgcccataactcaggcagccaaggaacctgacctcaggctaacaccatctacagaaaaggtgcaaggagccggaagttggggagcccccgcagaaatttgccggctacaaggtagacagtgctgatggtggaaactCCTTTtgcggacataccaaaaatctggcatgaccagaatctgcttcggattttgactagaAGAGGGGGAAACATCCTTTTTCCTCTGTCGAAGTGgaaatttctcttgaatttatgcaTCCTTGGCCCGTACATCACTCCTTCGAGTCTCGGGAGGACACGGCGTTTCCGCGGTGAAGAGAGCTCTTTTTCCCTAACCCTCGCCTCAGACATGATTTCCTAAAGGAGGAAGCTAAAGGGTTTGTGCATAGGCAAagtaactttctctcctatttatttggAAAGATGAGGCAggggcatttaattcacgcagcgtcccaagagGCGCTACAAACAAAAtatctccggctcgatttccaacgtcagCTGCGaccatgagattaaaggagtctggGAAAGTcacacctcgaacactgggacgtcaaaaggtaccgcgtgactaaagactatggaaatatcTCCTAATTTGTGGGCCTAGTAAAATCGCGGCCTGGGCCCGTCCTGCATGGGTGTCCTCagactacggcccacgccggggAATAACAGTTGCCGAGGGCAACCTCCTGCTCGGCAACTGGTGAGATACCTGAAAAAAGGgataaacagaaccaaggccttgcatggtcctcggactcaagcctatggaaaaAGCCAAGTACAAAAGGATTATAATTATTccaagttttgggcagaaccaagactttgtatggtcctcggacccaagcctatggggaaaccaaaatacttggaaaaacaaaaaaaaaaaaaaaaaagagacagaagggttttgaatttcgtaagatgggctacCCGATAGAAAGCTCAGGTCatttcatccacggcttaaacaccataaaaggttaaggccaataaaggtatAAGGAAGGTGGTGCAACGCCCCAGCATTCAGCCGTATAAGAGAGTTGTTCATTTAGTGAGCGATATATCTCCAAAcagttattcctcacacggcatcaaaccttcgtttttctcctcggcgagcatggggtaagtattacttttcactggtcggccttatcatgccaagcacttctattaaagttacggcgatatcttttttattattatcaagtattttggtcttaatCATCATTggtttagatgctatattactgtgccgagcagcgcttgcaagTTTATAAAAACTTAGAGACATAAAATGCGAAATGAGATAagcaacaatttttattaatatgaaaaattattacaacatacaaaaagggcacaaacgagcctatacaaaataaACTGCCCAAGCAACAATTACAACCGTAGTGCAGgtaagtaaactgtcaggcgtcttttaaagttgtcttcaaagtctcttcaatctctgcctcaatgctgctcatattacgataagaaccttcctTTAGAAAAACGacggagaaggaaatagtaaggaagaaatcaatgaagaagatggaggagatgaacgaagaagatggaggagatgaacgaagaagatggaggagatgaatgaagaaggtggaggacatgagtaaagaaggaggagaagaagagagaaggggtgaaaagaaagaataaggagcaaaagagggagaagtgaaaacACCAGGATGAATCTagtgctgggaagactagggAAGGGAGGCGGAGAGGGCCACCAGTGAGCGAAgggaggaagaagcagagacacttagtctctgcctcggtcctgactcctaacacgctggggccATACTATGTAtactcataggagagcggttggtaccgATGATGgatgttctcgactcagtcacgccgaaagtgtgacgtgatgagtccctgcttcggattttgactgaaagaagggcgAGGCTggttttgagtcttcgccacccctgtcccgatcgagccattatgagctttattggaacgtggcgtttatgggagggtTTTTGCTCTTGCATCGCTCGTTGTTATaataaagtgtatcacgatttagtgtgtaaaccagtgggtaaaatgaaccctagggaaGGTcgagtatttcaaatctcagagggatgaaaagggattttttgcaaaaacagtaacctcctcctgtcctatttatacagagggcggagcggggagcatttaataggttcagatctccaaaggactCTGCAACCCCAAACAcaccggttccgtttctccaccccgtcaaaacaaaccgccgaattaaaagCAGTCTCGTAAGTAGCGgccattaaaagcgcgttttgggTATCCAAACGGCAAGGACGCATcgagcgcgaaatcaaaaaactgTCTCTTAGACCGGTGCGTTTCTTGGGCAGATGAGGAGCCGCCAACATTATTAAATAGGCTGAACTAACTGGGCCGTGGGAAGGGGCGTGGTATTGCCAAAACCCCCATTTCCAACCAgaaggttggacagccgggttttgaggggctattgtggggcccaaatgatttatgggctaggcccatctacccggggagaacccaaaggcccaagccgaggagggctatggcccaaacttgACAAGGtggcctatggataccgccgagggcagttcagtcctcggcagaccccaAAGTCCCCCCTCAGAGAGGAGGGTAAGAACGGTATAGGACAGAAACT includes the following:
- the LOC115984547 gene encoding mediator of RNA polymerase II transcription subunit 15-like, which produces MGVKRTPLTPLLQLLEGQPGQDTQEIPQPDAPPPPPRPLTIQTRSSSTKAQPQSTRPEPPISSQPARPPRPESAEPKRKRSPKGKDVVDKGKSQPPKEKDEAPRTKQLKTGYQGKGKEAEAQTSQGKGKGIESQSLPSAWLPAPMLHGGPLLETALQATYRMEEEVNNRSKAAENERKKRITASKTLESSEEELAKVKADLVITTRERDNVSAGLASAQRQAEDQTKRVLEAEDQLRIAKSLIEDLNKQLAAAVHEKGVAEYARDEAAESIFYPAAIREVSSTHSVATEDQPEEEITPSEDLQASGSAGKAPKEGEFQDVTVKSQHTGPEAPKEVSEPVAGIQVPSTEEPTTLAQPPQAIPVAVVPQSTGAGPVQPSPEGTILPGIEAESVPSSQDVTDEKAEK